A stretch of the Pedobacter sp. MC2016-14 genome encodes the following:
- a CDS encoding YncE family protein, which translates to MKTKILMVCTSALMLLICSCRKDAQINPDETETGNPDPQSIAKGLYLANEGNLGSNKASIDYLDFATGIYRKNIYAQVNPEVVNGLGDVANDVAVYGTKLYVVVNASNKVEVMNAKTGKRIGQINILNCRYITFNKGKAYVSAYLGTIGDPNAPQGIVAKIDTTTLQEVQRIEVGRQPEEMAIVGEKMYVANSGGYSVSNYERTVAVIDLNTFRLLKKIDVAINLNRIKADKYGDLYVTSRGDNYETPAKLFVIDTKTETVKKTFNMAVSNLVIDEDNAYFYSNEFSYITGDIILNYGILNVKDEVLTDKKYITDGTDKVIIVPFGIAVNPFTKDVYVTDAKDYVSPGTLYCFDPSGKMKFSVSTGDTPGHFAFYY; encoded by the coding sequence ATGAAAACAAAAATATTAATGGTATGCACATCAGCGTTAATGCTGCTCATCTGTTCATGTAGAAAAGATGCACAGATCAATCCTGATGAAACAGAAACAGGTAACCCAGATCCACAGAGTATAGCAAAAGGACTTTATCTGGCCAACGAAGGGAATCTGGGTAGTAATAAAGCAAGTATAGATTATCTTGATTTCGCTACTGGTATTTACCGTAAAAACATATATGCACAAGTAAATCCTGAAGTCGTAAATGGTCTGGGTGATGTTGCTAACGATGTAGCTGTTTACGGAACTAAACTTTATGTGGTGGTCAATGCATCTAATAAAGTAGAAGTGATGAATGCCAAAACTGGTAAGAGAATTGGGCAAATTAACATATTAAACTGCCGTTATATCACCTTCAATAAAGGCAAGGCCTATGTCAGTGCTTACCTCGGTACTATCGGAGATCCAAATGCCCCTCAAGGTATTGTTGCAAAAATAGATACAACTACTTTACAAGAAGTACAACGTATTGAAGTTGGCCGGCAACCCGAGGAAATGGCTATAGTGGGAGAGAAAATGTATGTTGCCAATTCAGGAGGATATAGTGTTTCCAACTATGAACGTACCGTAGCCGTTATAGACTTAAATACTTTTCGGCTACTTAAAAAGATAGACGTAGCTATTAATTTAAACCGCATCAAAGCAGATAAATATGGAGACCTATATGTCACCTCCCGCGGAGATAATTACGAGACTCCAGCCAAGCTTTTCGTTATAGACACTAAAACGGAAACTGTAAAAAAAACTTTTAATATGGCGGTGAGTAATCTTGTCATTGATGAGGATAATGCATATTTCTATAGCAATGAATTCAGTTACATCACCGGAGATATTATACTCAATTATGGCATTTTGAATGTAAAGGATGAGGTGCTTACGGATAAAAAATACATCACAGACGGCACAGATAAGGTCATTATCGTTCCTTTTGGAATAGCTGTAAATCCCTTTACCAAAGATGTCTATGTCACCGATGCTAAAGATTATGTTTCTCCAGGTACGCTTTACTGCTTTGATCCCTCAGGGAAAATGAAGTTTAGCGTCTCTACAGGCGATACTCCCGGGCATTTTGCTTTTTATTACTAA